TATTTTCAGCAATTCCTCTTCCCGCCTTTTCTGTTCGGTCACATCGCGGAATACCAGAACCACGCCGACGATATTTCCTTTGGCATCACGAATCGGGGCGCCGCTGCCGCCAATGCTTCGCTGAATTCTGTTTCTCGCGATCAGGGCGGTATGGTTTGCAAAGCCTATGATTGCCCCGCAATCCAACACCCTCTTAACCGGATTATCGGCCGCAATGCCCGTTTCTTCGTTGATGATATGGAATATCTCGGTAATAGGCCGGCCGGAGGCCTCCTTTTGGTTCCAGCCGGTCAAATGTTCCGCGACACCATTGAGAAAGGCAACCAGGCCTTCGGTATCGGTGGTGATGACCCCGTCGCCGATGCTGCGCAGCGTGACAAAGAGCTTCTCCCTTTCGGTGTGCAGTTGATCCTCCGCCCGCTTACGGTCGGTTATATCCTTGACGTATTCAATCACGCCCGTAACGTGACCTTGTTCATCCTTTATCGGAAAAGAGAACAATTCGACCCAGCCTGTGGGATCATCCTCCGATGGATAAGGGACTATTGTGGAATGCGTTTCCCCTGTTTCAATGCTCGGAGGCCCTGGACACCAGGGGCAGGGCGACTGGCGCATCTGGTATGTCTGGTAACACTTTTTGCCCGCCAGGGGCATCTGATGGGAATATACCTGTTCCATCCAGCGGTTGGTTTTGATGATGTTGAGGTCGGTATCCAGCACGCTGATGCCATCCTGAATCGCGTCAAACACATCCTGGAGAAACCGCTCACTTCTCCTCAGTGCCAGCGCTTCCTCCGCTAGTTTCTTCTTTTCAGTCCGGAGATGACGAAGCGCGTTTGTCAGCAGATACATCAGCACGATGATGGCAAGAATACCGGCTGTGGACACCGCCAGTGTGACGATAAATTCTGAATAATAACCACGTATTGTCTCGTCGGCGTTATAGGAGACAATATAAGCCGCCTGTTTACCCTGCACATTTTTAACCGGGGAAAAAACCACTATGAACGACGCGCCGGGCGCCATCGCCTCAATCGCAAATGGTTCGCCGCTCCGCAGCCGCTCCTGTATTTTTGGCTTCAGGATCGCGTTGACCGCCTTCAGCGTATCATCGGGGGCATAACCCTGTTCATACAGGTACTCATCGCTGAGGTCACTCGGCTGGTAGTTCTTTTGCTCATTATCAAAAACATTTTCTTCAACAACCCGGTGCCGAACGATAAAGGTGTACCTGTTGTGAAACTGCTGTTCCATCCGCTTGCGAATGTCGTCAAAGGTCATGCTGATTTCCACGCTGCCGAGATGTTCGCCTTGGTAGATGATGGGAAAGACGTTCCTGAAGCCGTTGACTATCCGTCCTTCTTCAAAACCGCTGACTGGAACCCGCTCTGCGTTGACCTTGTCAATGGAATACCGGACACCTTTCAAGGTGTCGCCATATTTTTCCGGGCTGTGAAACCGCAAAAAACTCTCGCTGTCGGGCAGGTGAAAATGGAGTTGCCTCACGTCCATTGCTTTCAACCGTTCATACAGCGGGCTGAGTTTTTCCAGAAGTTGCTTGCGGACGGCATGGCGGTGAGCTTCATCCGCGGAATGAGCGTCCTTGTAAATATCGAGAATCTCCGGCTTGTTTATCCAGGCGTCAAAGACAATACGGGCGGTTTCCTGATTGCCAAAGGTAATCACGCGGTATGCGGTGCTGAGTTCGTTTTGCAGCCGGGCATAATAACTGTCTCTTTTTTGCTTAAAATTGCAGTAATTCAAAAATCCTGCGAGCCCAACCGACAAGAGGGCAATGACGAGAAAGGCAATGTCAGTTTTTAGGCGTCCCGATCTTCCTGCCTCTTTTTCCTGCACCCAACACATGCCGACTTCCGCGCCCCTCTTCCCCGATCCGCCGTCCGTCCCCCCTCATCTTCAACGAGGGCCGGGACGACGGATGGAGTTATGTTATCGT
This is a stretch of genomic DNA from Desulfoglaeba alkanexedens ALDC. It encodes these proteins:
- a CDS encoding ATP-binding protein, encoding MCWVQEKEAGRSGRLKTDIAFLVIALLSVGLAGFLNYCNFKQKRDSYYARLQNELSTAYRVITFGNQETARIVFDAWINKPEILDIYKDAHSADEAHRHAVRKQLLEKLSPLYERLKAMDVRQLHFHLPDSESFLRFHSPEKYGDTLKGVRYSIDKVNAERVPVSGFEEGRIVNGFRNVFPIIYQGEHLGSVEISMTFDDIRKRMEQQFHNRYTFIVRHRVVEENVFDNEQKNYQPSDLSDEYLYEQGYAPDDTLKAVNAILKPKIQERLRSGEPFAIEAMAPGASFIVVFSPVKNVQGKQAAYIVSYNADETIRGYYSEFIVTLAVSTAGILAIIVLMYLLTNALRHLRTEKKKLAEEALALRRSERFLQDVFDAIQDGISVLDTDLNIIKTNRWMEQVYSHQMPLAGKKCYQTYQMRQSPCPWCPGPPSIETGETHSTIVPYPSEDDPTGWVELFSFPIKDEQGHVTGVIEYVKDITDRKRAEDQLHTEREKLFVTLRSIGDGVITTDTEGLVAFLNGVAEHLTGWNQKEASGRPITEIFHIINEETGIAADNPVKRVLDCGAIIGFANHTALIARNRIQRSIGGSGAPIRDAKGNIVGVVLVFRDVTEQKRREEELLKIKKLESVGVLAGGIAHDFNNILTAILGNISLADIYIEKDHKAHRLLKKAEDASIQAKDLTQQLLTFSKGGDPVKETRSIKQVITDSADFVLHGSNVTCRYAIPDDLWLADIDKGQISRVIQNIVINARQAMPEGGNITISCENIADIAKETALSLPKEKYIKITIADTGTGIPEKHIDKIFDPYFTTKQEGSGLGLTITHSIITKHDGHIAVRSKSGEGTTFTIYLPASAKQISRDVKVQSPGRTAHAVVLVMDDEEMIRDLAKEMLVHFGYEVLQAKDGNEAVAIFRKHYHSNHPVDIVIMDLTVRGGMGGEEAVKEILKIDPNARVIVSSGYANDPVMASHVPPAKPEACKTVDRSKRL